A DNA window from Labrus mixtus chromosome 4, fLabMix1.1, whole genome shotgun sequence contains the following coding sequences:
- the LOC132972345 gene encoding ELKS/Rab6-interacting/CAST family member 1-like isoform X1 yields the protein MYGSARSVSRGDANHSGGRDGGSTGNQGSGRSPRLPRSPRMGHRRTNSTGGSGGGPGGSGGKTLSMENIQSLNAAYATSGPMYLSDNEVALAGDHIPKSGGTMTTMGRQRVTYGSRSSNSGVVAASTPNISTSVPANAVLPAGMMAGDALAFGDHHMASTVPHSLRQARDNTILDLQAQLKEVLRENELLRREVEVKESKLSSSMNSIKTFWSPELKKERALRKDEVSKITVWKEQYRVIQDEAQHLQMTVQALQDEMRIQRDLNQLLQQDPSSQSRDLALSSEPTEENYRRLQAEHERQAKELFLLRKTLEEMELRIDTQKQTLGARDESIKKLLEMLQSKGPSAKASEEDQERTRRLADAEMHRHHLESLLDQREREINALREELHRRYEGTPESTKTKALQTVIDMKDAKIISMDRNLRDMEEELLMMKSNGLLSCEERQEEMKQMEVYRSHTKFMKNKMEQVKQDLSRKDAELLGLQTKLETLNNQFSDSKQHIEVLKESLTAKEQRAAILQTEVDALRLRLEEKEATLNKKSKQIQEMSEEKGTLNGEIHDLKDMLEVKERKVNVLQKKIENLQEQLRDKEKQMSSLKERVKSLQADTSNTDTALTTLEESLAEKERIIERLKEQRDRDDREKTEELDCNKKELKELKERLSLLQGDLSDRETSLLDLKEHASSLASSGLKKDSKLKSMEINLEQKKEECLKLENHLKRAQNAALEAQANTELAERIKNLEQEVVRHREDSGKAQAEVDRLLEILREMENEKNDKDKKINELESLSSRQMKDQSKKVASLKHKEQVEKSRNARLMDEARKREDNMSESSTQVKDTLRLKSERIEELEEALRESVQITAEREMVLAQEEAARCLQEKQKHSLKPMHESNLALLKLSKMEELLGAMEKVKQELESMRAKLASTQQSLCEKEAHLSTLRAERRKHLEEVLEMKQEALLAAISEKDANIALLELSSSKKKKTQDEVALLKREKDRLVQQLKQQTQNRMKLMADNYEDDHLKTAPDHTNHKPSPDQMIAPLLALSQNRSKLKLYIAHLTDLCHDRDPSILSQLTPPSHYHQNDPEDWEEEVQKMSVEQLERELEVCEKESGELQEYANSVLQQIADYCPDILEQVVNALEESC from the exons ATGTACGGTAGCGCTCGCTCTGTCAGCAGAGGGGATGCCAACCATAGcggaggaagagatggaggtAGCACCGGTAACCAGGGATCGGGCCGTTCCCCTCGCCTCCCGCGTTCTCCTCGGATGGGGCACCGTCGCACCAACAGCACAGGAGGCAGCGGAGGCGGTCCCGGAGGATCTGGAGGCAAGACGTTATCGATGGAGAACATCCAGTCGCTCAATGCTGCATATGCCACCTCAGGACCGATGTACCTCAGTGACAATGAGGTCGCCTTGGCAGGTGACCACATTCCCAAAAGCGGTGGGACGATGACGACAATGGGAAGGCAAAGGGTGACATATGGGTCGAGGAGCAGCAACAGTGGAGTTGTGGCCGCTAGCACACCCAACATCTCCACCTCGGTGCCTGCCAATGCCGTGCTGCCAGCGGGCATGATGGCAGGTGATGCACTAGCTTTTGGGGACCACCACATGGCTTCCACTGTGCCCCATTCTCTGAGGCAGGCCAGAGACAACACCATACTTGACCTACAGGCCCAGCTAAAAGAG GTTCTGCGTGAGAACGAGCTGCTGCGGCGAGAAGTGGAAGTTAAGGAGAGCAAGCTTAGCTCCTCGATGAATTCCATCAAGACCTTCTGGAGCCCCGAACTGAAAAAGGAGCGAGCTCTTAGAAAAGATGAGGTGTCTAAGATCACCGTCTGGAAAGAACAATATCGTGTTATTCAAGATGAAGCACAG CATCTCCAGATGACCGTTCAGGCTCTTCAGGATGAGATGAGGATCCAGAGAGACCTCAACCAGCTCCTTCAGCAAGATCCCAGCAGCCAGAGCCGGGACCTGGCGCTGTCCTCCGAGCCCacagaggagaactacaggcGGCTCCAGGCCGAGCACGAGCGGCAGGCCAAAGAGCTTTTCCTCCTCAGAAAGACCCTGGAGGAAATGGAGCTGAGGATCGACACGCAGAAGCAAACGCTGGGAGCCCGGGACGAGTCCATCAAGAAGCTGCTGGAGATGCTGCAGAGCAAAG GGCCGTCTGCCAAGGCATCAGAGGAGGACCAGGAGCGGACTAGGAGACTGGCTGATGCAGAGATGCACAGGCATCACCTCGAGAGTTTACTGGaccagagagagcgagagatcaATGCACTAAGAGAA GAGCTTCATCGTCGATATGAAGGAACCCCAGAGTCGACCAAAACCAAGGCTCTGCAGACCGTCATCGACATGAAG GATGCAAAAATCATCTCGATGGACCGGAACCTGagagacatggaggaggagctgctgatGATGAAATCCAATGGACTGCTCAGCTGTGAGGAGCGTCAGGAGGAGATGAAGCAGATGGAAGTGTACCGCAGCCACACCAAGTTCATGAAGAACAAG aTGGAGCAGGTGAAGCAGGACCTCTCCAGAAAGGATGCTGAGCTTCTTGGTTTGCAGACCAAACTGGAGACACTCAACAACCAGTTCTCAGACAGCAAGCAGCACATCGAAGTCCTCAAGGAGTCCCTCACTGCCAAGGAGCAGCGAGCCGCCATCTTACAAACAGAG GTGGATGCCTTGCGCCTACGCttggaggagaaggaggcaaCTTTGAACAAGAAAAGCAAGCAGATACAAGAAATGTCCGAAGAGAAGGGCACACTGAACGGGGAGATCCACGACCTGAAGGACATGCTGGAGGTCAAGGAGCGCAAAGTGAACGTGCTTCAGAAGAAG ATTGAGAACCTGCAGGAGCAGCTGAGGGACAAAGAGAAGCAGATGAGCAGCCTGAAGGAGAGAGTGAAGTCTTTGCAGGCAGACACGTCCAACACTGACACAGCTCTCACCACTCTGGAGGAGTCTCTGGCAGAAAAG gaGCGCATCATCGAACGTCTAAAGGAGCAGCGGGACAGAGACGACCGCGAGAAGACGGAGGAGCTCGACTGCAACAAAAAGGAGCTGAAAGAGTTGAAGGAGAGGCTGAGCTTACTGCAGGGAGACCTGTCAGACAGAGAG ACGTCTCTGTTGGACCTTAAGGAGCATGCATCTTCCCTGGCCTCCTCTGGGCTCAAGAAGGACTCCAAGCTCAAGAGCATGGAGATCAATTTGGAGCAGAAGAAGGAGGAGTGCCTCAAACTGGAGAACCATCTGAAGAGA gctCAAAATGCAGCCCTGGAGGCTCAGGCAAACACAGAGCTGGCTGAGCGCATTAAGAATCTGGAACAGGAAGTGGTTCGCCACAGGGAGGACTCTGGGAAGGCTCAGGCCGAGGTGGACCGCCTGCTGGAGATCCTTCGGGAAATGGAGAACGAGAAGAACGACAAGGACAAAAAGATCAACGAGCTGGAGAG CTTGTCCTCCAG GCAGATGAAGGACCAGTCGAAGAAGGTGGCGTCTCTGAAGCACAAGGAGCAGGTGGAGAAGAGTAGGAACGCTCGACTCATGGACGAGGCCAGGAAGAGGGAGGACAACATGTCTGAGAGCTCCACGCAGGTGAAG GACACTCTGCGTCTGAAGTCTGAGCGCATagaagagctggaggaggccCTGAGAGAGAGCGTGCAGATCACAGCAGAGCGAGAGATGGTACTAGCTCAAGAGGAGGCTGCCCGGTGCCTCCAGGAGAAGCAG AAGCACTCACTCAAACCAATGCATGAGTCCAACCTCGCCCTCTTAAAGTTGTCCAAG atggaggagctgctggGGGCCATGGAGAAGGTGAAGCAGGAGCTAGAGTCCATGAGGGCTAAGCTGGCCTCCACCCAGCAGTCTCTGTGTGAGAAAGAGGCACACCTCTCCACCCTGCGGGCTGAGCGCAGGAAACACCTGGAGGAGGTGCTGGAGATGaa ACAGGAGGCGCTGTTGGCCGCTATCAGCGAGAAGGACGCTAACATTGCCCTGCTGGAGCTGTCCTCctctaaaaagaagaagacccaGGATGAGGTGGCTCTGCTGAAGCGGGAGAAGGACAGACTTGTACAGCAGCTGAAGCAGCAG actcaaaacagaatgaaactGATGGCAGACAACTATGAGGACGACCATCTGAAGACAGCCCCCGACCACACAAATCACAAACCCTCTCCGGATCAG ATGATCGCCCCTCTTCTAGCCCTCTCCCAGAACCGCAGCAAGCTAAAGCTTTACATTGCCCACCTGACAGACCTCTGCCACGACCGGGACCCCAGCATCCTCAGCCAGCTCACGCCCCCTTCTCACTACCACCAAAACGACCCCGAAGACTGGGAGGAGGAGGTCCAGAAGATGAGTGTAGAGCAG TTGGAGCGTGAACTTGAGGTGTGCGAGAAGGAGAGCGGCGAGCTGCAGGAGTACGCCAACTCTGTTCTCCAGCAGATCGCCGATTACTGCCCGGACATCTTGGAGCAGGTGGTCAACGCCCTGGAGGAGTCATGCTGA
- the LOC132972345 gene encoding ELKS/Rab6-interacting/CAST family member 1-like isoform X5, with protein sequence MYGSARSVSRGDANHSGGRDGGSTGNQGSGRSPRLPRSPRMGHRRTNSTGGSGGGPGGSGGKTLSMENIQSLNAAYATSGPMYLSDNEVALAGDHIPKSGGTMTTMGRQRVTYGSRSSNSGVVAASTPNISTSVPANAVLPAGMMAGDALAFGDHHMASTVPHSLRQARDNTILDLQAQLKEVLRENELLRREVEVKESKLSSSMNSIKTFWSPELKKERALRKDEVSKITVWKEQYRVIQDEAQHLQMTVQALQDEMRIQRDLNQLLQQDPSSQSRDLALSSEPTEENYRRLQAEHERQAKELFLLRKTLEEMELRIDTQKQTLGARDESIKKLLEMLQSKGPSAKASEEDQERTRRLADAEMHRHHLESLLDQREREINALREELHRRYEGTPESTKTKALQTVIDMKDAKIISMDRNLRDMEEELLMMKSNGLLSCEERQEEMKQMEVYRSHTKFMKNKMEQVKQDLSRKDAELLGLQTKLETLNNQFSDSKQHIEVLKESLTAKEQRAAILQTEVDALRLRLEEKEATLNKKSKQIQEMSEEKGTLNGEIHDLKDMLEVKERKVNVLQKKIENLQEQLRDKEKQMSSLKERVKSLQADTSNTDTALTTLEESLAEKERIIERLKEQRDRDDREKTEELDCNKKELKELKERLSLLQGDLSDRETSLLDLKEHASSLASSGLKKDSKLKSMEINLEQKKEECLKLENHLKRAQNAALEAQANTELAERIKNLEQEVVRHREDSGKAQAEVDRLLEILREMENEKNDKDKKINELERQMKDQSKKVASLKHKEQVEKSRNARLMDEARKREDNMSESSTQVKDTLRLKSERIEELEEALRESVQITAEREMVLAQEEAARCLQEKQMEELLGAMEKVKQELESMRAKLASTQQSLCEKEAHLSTLRAERRKHLEEVLEMKQEALLAAISEKDANIALLELSSSKKKKTQDEVALLKREKDRLVQQLKQQTQNRMKLMADNYEDDHLKTAPDHTNHKPSPDQMIAPLLALSQNRSKLKLYIAHLTDLCHDRDPSILSQLTPPSHYHQNDPEDWEEEVQKMSVEQLERELEVCEKESGELQEYANSVLQQIADYCPDILEQVVNALEESC encoded by the exons ATGTACGGTAGCGCTCGCTCTGTCAGCAGAGGGGATGCCAACCATAGcggaggaagagatggaggtAGCACCGGTAACCAGGGATCGGGCCGTTCCCCTCGCCTCCCGCGTTCTCCTCGGATGGGGCACCGTCGCACCAACAGCACAGGAGGCAGCGGAGGCGGTCCCGGAGGATCTGGAGGCAAGACGTTATCGATGGAGAACATCCAGTCGCTCAATGCTGCATATGCCACCTCAGGACCGATGTACCTCAGTGACAATGAGGTCGCCTTGGCAGGTGACCACATTCCCAAAAGCGGTGGGACGATGACGACAATGGGAAGGCAAAGGGTGACATATGGGTCGAGGAGCAGCAACAGTGGAGTTGTGGCCGCTAGCACACCCAACATCTCCACCTCGGTGCCTGCCAATGCCGTGCTGCCAGCGGGCATGATGGCAGGTGATGCACTAGCTTTTGGGGACCACCACATGGCTTCCACTGTGCCCCATTCTCTGAGGCAGGCCAGAGACAACACCATACTTGACCTACAGGCCCAGCTAAAAGAG GTTCTGCGTGAGAACGAGCTGCTGCGGCGAGAAGTGGAAGTTAAGGAGAGCAAGCTTAGCTCCTCGATGAATTCCATCAAGACCTTCTGGAGCCCCGAACTGAAAAAGGAGCGAGCTCTTAGAAAAGATGAGGTGTCTAAGATCACCGTCTGGAAAGAACAATATCGTGTTATTCAAGATGAAGCACAG CATCTCCAGATGACCGTTCAGGCTCTTCAGGATGAGATGAGGATCCAGAGAGACCTCAACCAGCTCCTTCAGCAAGATCCCAGCAGCCAGAGCCGGGACCTGGCGCTGTCCTCCGAGCCCacagaggagaactacaggcGGCTCCAGGCCGAGCACGAGCGGCAGGCCAAAGAGCTTTTCCTCCTCAGAAAGACCCTGGAGGAAATGGAGCTGAGGATCGACACGCAGAAGCAAACGCTGGGAGCCCGGGACGAGTCCATCAAGAAGCTGCTGGAGATGCTGCAGAGCAAAG GGCCGTCTGCCAAGGCATCAGAGGAGGACCAGGAGCGGACTAGGAGACTGGCTGATGCAGAGATGCACAGGCATCACCTCGAGAGTTTACTGGaccagagagagcgagagatcaATGCACTAAGAGAA GAGCTTCATCGTCGATATGAAGGAACCCCAGAGTCGACCAAAACCAAGGCTCTGCAGACCGTCATCGACATGAAG GATGCAAAAATCATCTCGATGGACCGGAACCTGagagacatggaggaggagctgctgatGATGAAATCCAATGGACTGCTCAGCTGTGAGGAGCGTCAGGAGGAGATGAAGCAGATGGAAGTGTACCGCAGCCACACCAAGTTCATGAAGAACAAG aTGGAGCAGGTGAAGCAGGACCTCTCCAGAAAGGATGCTGAGCTTCTTGGTTTGCAGACCAAACTGGAGACACTCAACAACCAGTTCTCAGACAGCAAGCAGCACATCGAAGTCCTCAAGGAGTCCCTCACTGCCAAGGAGCAGCGAGCCGCCATCTTACAAACAGAG GTGGATGCCTTGCGCCTACGCttggaggagaaggaggcaaCTTTGAACAAGAAAAGCAAGCAGATACAAGAAATGTCCGAAGAGAAGGGCACACTGAACGGGGAGATCCACGACCTGAAGGACATGCTGGAGGTCAAGGAGCGCAAAGTGAACGTGCTTCAGAAGAAG ATTGAGAACCTGCAGGAGCAGCTGAGGGACAAAGAGAAGCAGATGAGCAGCCTGAAGGAGAGAGTGAAGTCTTTGCAGGCAGACACGTCCAACACTGACACAGCTCTCACCACTCTGGAGGAGTCTCTGGCAGAAAAG gaGCGCATCATCGAACGTCTAAAGGAGCAGCGGGACAGAGACGACCGCGAGAAGACGGAGGAGCTCGACTGCAACAAAAAGGAGCTGAAAGAGTTGAAGGAGAGGCTGAGCTTACTGCAGGGAGACCTGTCAGACAGAGAG ACGTCTCTGTTGGACCTTAAGGAGCATGCATCTTCCCTGGCCTCCTCTGGGCTCAAGAAGGACTCCAAGCTCAAGAGCATGGAGATCAATTTGGAGCAGAAGAAGGAGGAGTGCCTCAAACTGGAGAACCATCTGAAGAGA gctCAAAATGCAGCCCTGGAGGCTCAGGCAAACACAGAGCTGGCTGAGCGCATTAAGAATCTGGAACAGGAAGTGGTTCGCCACAGGGAGGACTCTGGGAAGGCTCAGGCCGAGGTGGACCGCCTGCTGGAGATCCTTCGGGAAATGGAGAACGAGAAGAACGACAAGGACAAAAAGATCAACGAGCTGGAGAG GCAGATGAAGGACCAGTCGAAGAAGGTGGCGTCTCTGAAGCACAAGGAGCAGGTGGAGAAGAGTAGGAACGCTCGACTCATGGACGAGGCCAGGAAGAGGGAGGACAACATGTCTGAGAGCTCCACGCAGGTGAAG GACACTCTGCGTCTGAAGTCTGAGCGCATagaagagctggaggaggccCTGAGAGAGAGCGTGCAGATCACAGCAGAGCGAGAGATGGTACTAGCTCAAGAGGAGGCTGCCCGGTGCCTCCAGGAGAAGCAG atggaggagctgctggGGGCCATGGAGAAGGTGAAGCAGGAGCTAGAGTCCATGAGGGCTAAGCTGGCCTCCACCCAGCAGTCTCTGTGTGAGAAAGAGGCACACCTCTCCACCCTGCGGGCTGAGCGCAGGAAACACCTGGAGGAGGTGCTGGAGATGaa ACAGGAGGCGCTGTTGGCCGCTATCAGCGAGAAGGACGCTAACATTGCCCTGCTGGAGCTGTCCTCctctaaaaagaagaagacccaGGATGAGGTGGCTCTGCTGAAGCGGGAGAAGGACAGACTTGTACAGCAGCTGAAGCAGCAG actcaaaacagaatgaaactGATGGCAGACAACTATGAGGACGACCATCTGAAGACAGCCCCCGACCACACAAATCACAAACCCTCTCCGGATCAG ATGATCGCCCCTCTTCTAGCCCTCTCCCAGAACCGCAGCAAGCTAAAGCTTTACATTGCCCACCTGACAGACCTCTGCCACGACCGGGACCCCAGCATCCTCAGCCAGCTCACGCCCCCTTCTCACTACCACCAAAACGACCCCGAAGACTGGGAGGAGGAGGTCCAGAAGATGAGTGTAGAGCAG TTGGAGCGTGAACTTGAGGTGTGCGAGAAGGAGAGCGGCGAGCTGCAGGAGTACGCCAACTCTGTTCTCCAGCAGATCGCCGATTACTGCCCGGACATCTTGGAGCAGGTGGTCAACGCCCTGGAGGAGTCATGCTGA